In Pan paniscus chromosome 13, NHGRI_mPanPan1-v2.0_pri, whole genome shotgun sequence, one DNA window encodes the following:
- the SF3B1 gene encoding splicing factor 3B subunit 1 isoform X3 — translation MAKIAKTHEDIEAQIREIQGKKAALDEAQGVGLDSTGYYDQEIYGGSDSRFAGYVTSIAATELEDDDDDYSSSTSLLGQKKPGYHAPVALLNDIPQSTEQYDPFAEHRPPKIADREDEYKKHRRTMIISPERLDPFADGFYSAA, via the exons ATGGCGAAGATCGCCAAGACTCACGAAG ATATTGAAGCACAGATTCGAGAAATTCAAGGCAAGAAGGCAGCTCTTGATGAAGCTCAAGGAGTGGGCCTCGATTCTACAGGTTATTATGACCAGGAAATTTATGGTGGAAGTGACAGCAGATTTGCTGGATACGTGACATCAATTGCTGCAACTGAACTTGAAGAT GATGACGATGACTATTCATCATCTACGAGTTTGCTTGGTCAGAAGAAGCCAGGATATCATGCCCCTGTGGCATTGCTTAATGATATACCACAGTCAACAGAACAG TATGATCCATTTGCTGAGCACAGACCTCCAAAGATTGCAGACCGGGAAGATGAATACAAAAAGCATAGGCGGACCATGATAATTTCCCCAGAGCGTCTTGATCCTTTTGCAGATG GCTTCTATTCTGCTGCTTGA